Genomic segment of Paenalkalicoccus suaedae:
GCATTCGGTGCGGTCGACGAGCGAATCTCGATCTCCGCGACCGTGCCGTTAGCAACCAGCGCGGTGATCGGATCGCCCGTGCGTAGCTGATCTGGCGTGATGTAGCGACCATTAAATAGAACGAGCGTCGAATCACGGAGCGTCAACGTTTGCGACGTCCCCTCAAGCGTGGTCACCGATAGCTGTCGGTTCGCTGCGTTAACATTTGTGACCGTGCCGCGCACATATTGACTTACCTCTTGGTCCAAAATCTCCCCGTACGTGCGGTCGAGTAGCGTCGCTGTCTCTGCGCGCGTGACGTTATTGTTTGGCGCAAAGCGTCCATCAGGTAACCCTTCGACAATGCCATATTCCGAAGCGACGTTTACATAGCCGATCGCCCCTGACGGAATTTGCGATGCGTCCGTAAATCGCGGCGTCACATTCATTTGCGCGAGCGCCTGCTGCTCTAGACCGAGTGCGCGGACGAGCATGCTCGCGATCCACACGCGCGAAGCCGGCTCGTTTGCTCGGAGCGTCGACTCGGACGTATCAAATAGGCCCTGTTCCCGCGCTATCGCTACATATCCATGCCACCATTTTTCCCCATCAGCAGCACTTGTATCGCTGAAGAATAGTGGCGTTGATGCTGGCACGGCCTGTGCCTCCGCCTCGAGACCCAAGATGCGCACGGCCGTTGCGATCGTCTCGGCCCGCGACACATTCGCCTGCGGCTTAAACGTGTTGTCCGGGTAGCCTTGGAATACCTCCTTGGCCGCCATCCGCTGCACAAACAGCTCGTACCACGCACCCTGGACCGTATCGCGGAATGACGTCTGGACCGGCGTGCGATCCTCATTCGCAAACACCTGCGTCGCAGGAACTAACAATAATATGGTGAGAAACAAGAGTAACACCCTTCGCATGCTATACTTCCTCCTTGTAAGTAAAATACCCAAGTGCCGACGAAGCGCACGCAGGTTACAGGTATTATACTCCCATCTAGATCGGACGGCGTATGCCATTAGGGGTATTTGTAAGACTGCTAATGTTACTAACATTTTGGGAATTGGAGGGGGAATTTTCCTGAAGTAGTGCTTCATTATCCGCTTTCGTGGCTCTATTATCCGAAAACAGCGCTTCATTATCCATTTTCGTGGCTCCATTATCCGGAAACAGTGCTTCATTATCCGCTTTCGTGGCTTCATTATCCGAAAACAGCGCTTCATTATCCATTTTCGCGGCTTCATTATTCGAAAACGCTGCTTCATTATCCGCTTTCGTGGCTCCATTATCCGAAAACAGCGCTTCATTATCCGTTTTCGTGGCTTCATTATCCGAAAACGCTGCTTCATTATCCGCTTTCGTGGCTCCATTATCCGAAAACGCTGCTTGATTATCCGTTTATGAGGCTCCATTATCCGCTTTTGACCTTAGATTGCTGGCACTTTATTCTCCTGCAGTTAGGTTTTAAAGCTTTCAAAGACTAGTAATAATTTGTCGAAGGCTTTCTATTTACAGGTGTAAATTGCTAGGCTATTGTAAATGTGGGAGGTGTTATATGATCATTAAACATAGAAAGACACCTGCGTTTTTCCCTCAATATGAATCTCTCCTTCGAAGGTTGCAGACGAATCATCCGATGTATCAAAGAATTGAGGAGCAATTTTCTCAGTACAAAGCTGGCTTCGCTGGCGAAAAATCGGTTGATTACCCACTATCCTTTTTATCTGCCTCCACTTACCACATATTCCATCAAGTTAGATTACACTCACAGGACCATTACTTTGAGGTAGACACGCTACTTCTATGCCAGCAGTTTGCCCTAGTGCTAGAAATTAAAAACTATAAGGGTGCTCTGCGATTTGATGTTGATCGTGCCGTGTTGCACAAGACAACACCAGAAAAAGAAGAGGTATTTGACTGTCCCATTTTGCAAGCGGAGCGACAGGCAATCCGCTTCAAACTATGGTTAGCTGAGCAGTCTGTTACAAATCTGCCGGTCTATCACCATGTGCTGCTCGCTCATAAGGAATCGACAGTACTGAATGATGAGAGTCTTCCTCACGTTTCTCGCGTAGAGCATGCGACGCGTGTCGTTGATCAGATCCATGCGCATACGCCGAATGATGCGATTACGACGGCGGTGATGAAGAGGATTGGACGTAGCATTTTGCAACGCTCGGTGCCCAAGCATGAGTATGTGTTGCAAAAGTTTATGATCCGGGCGGATGAACTTATCCACGGTGTGCACTGTACGAGTTGCAATTCGTTTGCCGTGCTGCGTGTGTCGGGCAAGTGGACGTGTATGGATTGTAGCTTTGCAAGTAAGCAGATGCATCTTGCGACTATTGCCGATTTTAAAAACTTGTTTGGGATGCACTTTGCAACACGAGCTTTGAAGCAATGGATGGGGATCGAGAGTACGCAACTGGCACTTAGACTCGTCGGGAGGTTAGCGATAAAATCTAGTGGCTCCACGCAAAAAGCTCGATATACGTTTAAGACTTAGCAAAAGAGGATCGTAGCTAATTTGGCTACGATCCTCTTTATTTGGATAAATGAGTTTAAGAGATTGAGTTAATGAAGTGCCAGATTATCAACACCACCTACTTCGCGACGGAGTTTTATCAGCGCGCATTTGCGCCAGCTTTTGACGGTTTCGGTGCTTACTCCACATTGACTCGCGATTTCTCGCTGTTTAAGTCCTTCTATGATGGCGAGCTGGAACCACTGTTGCTCTCGCTTTGAGAGTGTGTGGCGGTGTTTGTTTAAAAAGTCCTCTAGTAATTCGTTGTCTTCGATGTTGCTGTCGTTTGTACCAGCGAGTTCGTGCATGATGGTTGGCTCGACGCTGACTTGGCGTTGCTGATGGCGATCGCGTCGCTCGAGCTCCTGCTGGATGCGGCCGCGGACATAGCTTTTTGCATAGGCCGGGAAGTAGCCGCGCCCGGAGTCAAATTTTGTCCATGCTTCGTGTAATGCGATTCGTCCGATTTGTTCGTATTCGTCGCGGTCGCCGCCTAGATTCCATTTGTTGATAAGTTTGTGGATAAGCGGCATGTAGCTTTGGCATAGGTCTGTGAATTCGTCGTCTTGATTATCTGCTTGAAGCGTGTCATTTGTGTTGATTGAAAACTGTGAACTGTTTTTGGATAATCGGGTGGCATTTTCGGATAATGGTTCGACGTTTTTGGATAATCGTAGCTCCTTTCTGGATAATGTTCCTCTGTTTTCGGATAATCGCAGCTCCTTTCTGGATAATGATCCACCATTTCCGGATAATCCACCTTCCTTTCCGGATAATGTTCCATCATTTTCGGATAATGAAGCCCCCTTTCCGGATAACTGCCCTGCCTCACCCTCCAACAACCTTACAATCCCATCTAAGTAACTCGAAATATGCGTTAATTCGCCTTGCTTTCCCTCGTGCATTGGTCGATCCTTCTCAGAGCGCGCTCTGCTTGTATTCCGCGGTAGAGCAAGCATAGCGCGCGATCTCGTCACCTTGCCAACGCCTAAACAACACGTTTCCTCTAAGCAAACGCACGTAATCTCCTGGCGATCGCATGCAATCAGCACGACCTTTTTACATAAATACTAATATTTTTACAAATTTTATGACTCAAACGAAAGAATCCGTGGTAATATATAGAATATATGAGTGACTTAGTAACCCCAATAGGTTACATCCTCATCATTTCTATGCATCTGACAGCACATCATTTGCATAACAAAGGAGGCGCGATCATCGTGCTCGGTACATACATATTCCACCCGACGCAACAACTTATCCAGCAACCCCTTCAGCGCAAATTAGTGAAGGGAGCATCCAGCACATGCACGTACTCGATCACTACACCATCAACGCCGACACGATGATTCTGATGCCTGCTTATGACATCAATTACGAATCCATTGTCTATGAAAAACATTCGTGTTACTACGTCAGACAACCAGCCTTTTCGCTTATAGATGCGGCTTGCCGGATGGCATTCGCGACGTATGAAGGGCGGGTCCAAGCTGTAAAGTCAATGCTACCTTACGAAAAAAAGACGCCAGTTTTGATTAGCGAGATCGAACAACTAGCAGTCTTCCCTACGCATTCGCCGCAGAATATGGAGTGTCATTGGGTCTTTCCCCAGCACGTTTTGCAAACGTTGTCACGCCATGACGGTCAAGCTGATGTTGTCTTCCGCGATGGCTTGACGCTAACGGTGCCCGTATCAAAACGAACCATCGACAATCAGATTTTACGAACAAGCCACATGATGCAGCTCTATGCCCACTACCAGCGGGCATAGAGCTTGTTTTTTAGGGTCGGTGCAACGTCACATTGTGACATTGTCACAACATAGGACCTTTATTGATCTAGTTGTACATCTACATATATTATCCTTTATTTGGTTTAACCTAGAGGGAAGTTGGGTATTTGTAAGCATACTAGTCGTTCACTATATAGTAATGAATGCGC
This window contains:
- a CDS encoding S-layer homology domain-containing protein is translated as MRRVLLLFLTILLLVPATQVFANEDRTPVQTSFRDTVQGAWYELFVQRMAAKEVFQGYPDNTFKPQANVSRAETIATAVRILGLEAEAQAVPASTPLFFSDTSAADGEKWWHGYVAIAREQGLFDTSESTLRANEPASRVWIASMLVRALGLEQQALAQMNVTPRFTDASQIPSGAIGYVNVASEYGIVEGLPDGRFAPNNNVTRAETATLLDRTYGEILDQEVSQYVRGTVTNVNAANRQLSVTTLEGTSQTLTLRDSTLVLFNGRYITPDQLRTGDPITALVANGTVAEIEIRSSTAPNAPTQTTIRELDIDIEYTNGNEVDLEYKLRRGGAYAKIEFERNDRDTTITGDAAIRQMETYLTQWQLSPNLSNDEVLARVTATFAEFGTWDEFDIEIDFANGSEIDFERDRNGGNDDDDDDDDDDDDDDDDD
- a CDS encoding nuclease-related domain-containing protein, producing the protein MIIKHRKTPAFFPQYESLLRRLQTNHPMYQRIEEQFSQYKAGFAGEKSVDYPLSFLSASTYHIFHQVRLHSQDHYFEVDTLLLCQQFALVLEIKNYKGALRFDVDRAVLHKTTPEKEEVFDCPILQAERQAIRFKLWLAEQSVTNLPVYHHVLLAHKESTVLNDESLPHVSRVEHATRVVDQIHAHTPNDAITTAVMKRIGRSILQRSVPKHEYVLQKFMIRADELIHGVHCTSCNSFAVLRVSGKWTCMDCSFASKQMHLATIADFKNLFGMHFATRALKQWMGIESTQLALRLVGRLAIKSSGSTQKARYTFKT
- a CDS encoding sigma-70 family RNA polymerase sigma factor, with the protein product MTRSRAMLALPRNTSRARSEKDRPMHEGKQGELTHISSYLDGIVRLLEGEAGQLSGKGASLSENDGTLSGKEGGLSGNGGSLSRKELRLSENRGTLSRKELRLSKNVEPLSENATRLSKNSSQFSINTNDTLQADNQDDEFTDLCQSYMPLIHKLINKWNLGGDRDEYEQIGRIALHEAWTKFDSGRGYFPAYAKSYVRGRIQQELERRDRHQQRQVSVEPTIMHELAGTNDSNIEDNELLEDFLNKHRHTLSKREQQWFQLAIIEGLKQREIASQCGVSTETVKSWRKCALIKLRREVGGVDNLALH
- a CDS encoding competence protein ComK, which produces MHVLDHYTINADTMILMPAYDINYESIVYEKHSCYYVRQPAFSLIDAACRMAFATYEGRVQAVKSMLPYEKKTPVLISEIEQLAVFPTHSPQNMECHWVFPQHVLQTLSRHDGQADVVFRDGLTLTVPVSKRTIDNQILRTSHMMQLYAHYQRA